One window of the Zea mays cultivar B73 chromosome 3, Zm-B73-REFERENCE-NAM-5.0, whole genome shotgun sequence genome contains the following:
- the LOC100282759 gene encoding uncharacterized protein LOC100282759 — protein MGSNAAGKPPPPPAAAVSWEFHATGPRNLTSPGWRDLIRSSWRDPSYRRIAVSCFVQAAYLLELDRQEGRAGEAALAPNWWKPFKYKLVRPLIDSRDGSIYGALLEWDQLAALADLIVAKPQGAPKVVLALRGTMLRQLTVVRDLEDDLRLFALESLRGSVRFTGALEVLKSAIHRHGSANVCVAGHSLGAGFALQVGRALAKDGTFVECHLFNPPSVSLGTGLRKIQEKASSVLKRYISRSGGGGSSSSSNVSPGPGEELQAAAARDGVGEEVMSREVKRWVPNLYVNSCDYICCFYADRSGVATVTEEKRSGMHSKLYVIAKGPSKFLEAHGLQQWWSDDSELHLAVHDSKLMYRHLKSLYVEQ, from the exons ATGGGGAGCAACGCCGCCGGcaagcctcctcctcctcctgctgctgctgtGTCGTGGGAGTTCCACGCGACGGGGCCTCGCAACTTGACCAGCCCCGGCTGGAGGGACCTCATCCGCTCCAGCTG GAGAGATCCAAGCTACAGAAGGATCGCAGTGTCGTGCTTCGTGCAGGCCGCGTATCTGCTGGAGCTGGACAGGCAGGAGGGCAGAGCCGGTGAAGCCGCGCTCGCTCCCAACTGGTGGAAGCCCTTCAAGTACAAGCTGGTGCGCCCGCTCATCGACTCCAGAGACGGGTCCATCTACGGGGCGCTTCTAGAATGGGACCAGCTCGCCGCCCTCGCTGACCTGATAGTGGCCAAGCCTCAGGGCGCTCCCAAGGTGGTCCTCGCGCTCAGGGGCACCATGCTGAGGCAGCTGACCGTGGTGAGGGACCTGGAAGACGACCTTCGGCTGTTTGCCCTGGAGAGCCTGAGGGGGTCCGTCAGGTTCACAGGCGCGCTGGAGGTGCTCAAGTCGGCGATCCACAGGCACGGCAGCGCCAACGTGTGCGTTGCCGGCCACTCCCTGGGCGCCGGCTTTGCGCTGCAGGTCGGCAGGGCCTTggccaaggatggaaccttcgtgGAGTGCCATCTGTTCAACCCACCGTCGGTGTCACTCGGCACGGGCCTCAGGAAAATCCAGGAGAAGGCCAGCAGTGTCCTCAAGCGGTATATCAGTAGaagcggcggcggtggcagcagctCCTCGTCAAATGTTTCCCCAGGACCAGGAGAGGAGCTACAAGCCGCCGCCGCTCGAGATGGAGTTGGAGAAGAAGTGATGAGCAGGGAGGTCAAAAGATGGGTGCCAAACCTGTACGTGAACAGCTGCGACTACATCTGCTGCTTCTACGCTGACCGTAGCGGCGTCGCTACCGTCACCGAGGAGAAGCGTTCCGGAATGCATTCCAAGCTGTACGTGATCGCCAAAGGACCGAGCAAGTTCCTGGAGGCTCACGGGCTGCAGCAGTGGTGGTCCGATGATTCTGAGCTCCACTTGGCCGTGCACGACAGCAAACTCATGTATAGGCACCTTAAGTCCCTCTATGTCGAACAGTAG